The Zalophus californianus isolate mZalCal1 chromosome X, mZalCal1.pri.v2, whole genome shotgun sequence genome window below encodes:
- the HCFC1 gene encoding host cell factor 1 isoform X1, whose product MASAVSPANSPAVLLQPRWKRVVGWSGPVPRPRHGHRAVAIKELIVVFGGGNEGIVDELHVYNTATNQWFIPAVRGDIPPGCAAYGFVCDGTRLLVFGGMVEYGKYSNDLYELQASRWEWKRLKAKTPKNGPPPCPRLGHSFSLVGNKCYLFGGLANDSEDPKNNIPRYLNDLYILELRPGSGVVAWDIPITYGVLPPPRESHTAVVYTEKDNKKSKLVIYGGMSGCRLGDLWTLDIETLTWNKPSLSGVAPLPRSLHSATTIGNKMYVFGGWVPLVMDDVKVATHEKEWKCTNTLACLNLDTMAWETILMDTLEDNIPRARAGHCAVAINTRLYIWSGRDGYRKAWNNQVCCKDLWYLETEKPPPPARVQLVRANTNSLEVSWGAVATADSYLLQLQKYDIPATAATATSPTPNPVPSVPANPPKSPAPAAAAPAVQPLTQVGITLLPQAATAPPTTTTIQVLPTVPGSSISVPTAARTQGVPAVLKVTGPQATTGTPLVTMRPASQAGKAPVTVTSLPAGVRMVVPTQSAQGTVIGSSPQMSGMAALAAAAAATQKIPPSSAPTVLSVPAGTTIVKTVAVTPGTTTLPATVKVASSPVMVSNPATRMLKTAAAQVGTSVSSAANTSTRPIITVHKSGTVTVAQQAQVVTTVVGGVTKTITLVKSPISVPGGSALISNLGKVMSVVQTKPVQTSAVTGQASTGPVTQIIQTKGPLPAGTILKLVTSADGKPTTIITTTQASGAGTKPTILGISSVSPSTTKPGTTTIIKTIPMSAIITQAGATGVTSSPGIKSPITIITTKVMTSGTGAPAKIITAVPKIATGHGQQGVTQVVLKGAPGQPGTILRTVPMGGVRLVTPVTVSAVKPAVTTLVVKGTTGVTTLGTVTGTVSTSLAGAGGHSTSASLATPITTLGTIATLSSQVINPTAITVSAAQTTLTAAGGLTTPTITMQPVSQPTQVTLITAPSGVEAQPVHDLPVSILASPTTEQPTATVTIADSGQGEVQPGTVTLVCSNPPCETHETGTTNTATTTVVANLGGQPQPAQVQFVCDKQEAAASLVTSTVGQQNGSVVRVCSNPPCETHETGTTNTATTATSNMAGQRPCSNPPRETHETGTTSTATTAVAGQQRDARRACVAGPAPAVVRVSVAAGVLEGAQGPGKPLCQTRQTSVTSTTMTVMATGAAPCAAGPLLGPGLAVGAGGRGGTAFVQLAPMSGQLRPGVLGGKDGPVAGLSPLVSVGRPLEAHHTHTTNTPTTVRSAMGAGEPGEARGTPTPTYESSPGTTVTVTALEALLCPSASVSQVCSNPPCETHETGTTNTATTSNAGSAQRVCSNPPCETHETGTTHTPTTATSSGGAGQPEGGQQPPAGRPCETHQTTSTGTTMSVSVGALLPDTVPSHRTLESGLEVAAPATVTPQAGASLLAPFPTQRVCSNPPCETHETGTTHTATTVTANMSSNQDPPPAASDQGEVESTQGDSVNITSSSAVTTTVSSTLTRAVTTVTQSTPVPGPSVPKISSMTEATPGALTTEVPIPATITVTIANTETSDMPFSAVDILQPPEELQASPGPRQQLPPRQLLQPASTPLMGESAEVLSASQTPELQAAVDLSSTGDPSSGQEPASSAVVATVVVQPPPPTQSEVDQLSLPQELMAEAQAGTTTLMVTGLTPEELAVTAAAEAAAQAAATEEAQALAIQAVLQAAQQAVMAGTGEPMDTAEAAAAVTQAELGHLSAEGQEGQATTIPIVLTQQELAALVQQQQQLQEAQAQQQHHHLPTEALAPADSLNDPTIESNCLSELAAAVPSTVALLPSTATESLAPSNTFVAPQPVVVASPAKLQAAATLTEVANGIESLGVKPDLPPPPSKAPVKKENQWFDVGVIKGTNVMVTHYFLPPDDAVPSDDDSGTVPDYNQLKKQELQPGTAYKFRVAGINACGRGPFSEISAFKTCLPGFPGAPCAIKISKSPDGAHLTWEPPSVTSGKIIEYSVYLAIQSSQAGGEPKSSTPAQLAFMRVYCGPSPSCLVQSSSLSNAHIDYTTKPAIIFRIAARNEKGYGPATQVRWLQETSKDSSGAKPASKRPMSSPEMKSAPKKSKADGQ is encoded by the exons ATGGCTTCGGCCGTGTCGCCCGCCAACTCGCCAGCGGTTCTCCTGCAGCCCCGCTGGAAGCGAGTGGTGGGCTGGTCGGGTCCAGTGCCCCGGCCCCGCCACGGCCACCGAGCCGTGGCCATCAAGGAACTCATCGTGGTGTTTGGCGGCGGGAACGAGGGGATAGTGGACGAACTGCACGTGTACAACACGG CGACTAACCAGTGGTTCATCCCAGCCGTGAGAGGGGACATTCCCCCCGGGTGTGCAGCCTATGGCTTCGTGTGTGATGGGACTCGCCTGCTGGTGTTTGGTGGGATGGTGGAGTATGGGAAATACAGCAATGACCTCTATGAGCTTCAG GCAAGCCGGTGGGAATGGAAGAGACTCAAAGCAAAGACGCCCAAAAACGGACCCCCTCCATGTCCTCGGCTTGGGCACAGCTTCTCCCTTGTGGGCAACAAGTGCTACCTGTTTGGAGGTCTGGCCAACGATAGTGAGGACCCCAAGAACAACATTCCGAG GTATCTGAATGACTTATATATCCTGGAATTGCGGCCAGGCTCCGGAGTGGTGGCCTGGGACATCCCCATCACTTACGGCGTCCTGCCTCCGCCCCGGGAGTCACATACTGCTGTGGTCTACACTGAGAAAGACAATAAGAAGTCCAAGCTGGTGATCTATGGAGGGATGAGTGGCTGCAGACTGGGGGACCTCTGGACCCTGGACATTG AGACCCTGACGTGGAATAAGCCCAGTCTCAGCGGGGTGGCACCTCTTCCTCGAAGTCTTCACTCAGCCACAACCATAGGAAACAA AATGTACGTGTTTGGTGGCTGGGTGCCTCTCGTCATGGATGACGTCAAAGTGGCCACACACGAGAAGGAGTGGAAGTGTACCAACACACTGGCTTGTCTCAACCTGG atACCATGGCCTGGGAGACCATCCTGATGGACACGCTTGAGGACAATATTCCCCGGGCCCGAGCTGGCCACTGCGCCGTAGCCATCAATACCCGCCTATACATATGGAGTGGGCGCGACGGCTACCGAAAGGCCTGGAACAACCAGGTCTGCTGCAAGGACCTCTGGTACCTGGAGACAG AAAAGCCACCGCCCCCGGCCCGGGTACAGCTGGTACGAGCCAACACCAACTCCCTGGAGGTGAGCTGGGGGGCAGTGGCGACAGCCGACAGTTACCTTCTGCAGCTCCAGAAATATGACATTCCTGCCACGGCTGCTACTGCCACCTCCCCCACACCCAATCCAGTCCCGTCTGTGCCTGCCAACCCTCCCAAGAGCCCTGCCCCAGCAGCAGCCGCACCTGCTGTGCAGCCGCTGACCCAAGTAGGCATCACGCTCCTGCCCCAGGCTGCCACCGCACCCccgaccaccaccaccatccaggTCTTGCCGACAGTGCCTGGCAGCTCGATTTCCGTGCCCACTGCAGCCAGGACTCAAG GTGTTCCCGCTGTTCTCAAAGTCACCGGTCCTCAGGCAACAACAGGAACCCCATTGGTCACCATGAGACCTGCCAGCCAGGCTGGGAAAGCCCCCGTCACCGTGACCTCCCTTCCTGCAGGCGTGCGAATGGTTGTGCCAACGCAGAGTGCCCAGGGGACG GTGATTGGCAGCAGCCCACAGATGAGCGGCATGGCCGCACTGGCGGCCGCAGCGGCCGCCACACAGAAGATCCCTCCTTCCTCGGCGCCCACGGTACTGAGTGTCCCAGCAGGCACCACCATCGTCAAAACCGTGGCTGTGACGCCTGGTACCACCACCCTCCCGGCTACCGTAAAGGTGGCCTCCTCGCCAGTCATG GTGAGCAACCCAGCCACTCGAATGCTGAAGACTGCGGCTGCCCAGGTGGGGACGTCGGTCTCCTCTGCTGCCAACACATCCACCCGCCCCATCATCACAGTCCACAAGTCAGGGACTGTGACAGTGGCCCAGCAAGCCCAGGTGGTGACCACCGTGGTGGGTGGAGTCACCAAGACCATCACCCTGGTGAAGAGCCCCATCTCTGTCCCAGGAGGCAGTGCTCTG ATTTCCAACCTGGGCAAAGTGATGTCAGTGGTTCAGACCAAACCGGTTCAGACTTCGGCAGTCACGGGCCAGGCATCTACAGGCCCAGTGACTCAGATCATCCAG ACCAAAGGGCCCCTGCCGGCCGGGACCATCCTGAAGCTAGTGACCTCCGCAGATGGCAAgcccaccaccatcatcactaccacACAGGCCAGTGGGGCTGGGACTAAGCCCACCATCCTGGGCATCAGCAGCGTGTCCCCGAGCACCACCAAGCCTGGCACGACCACCATTATCAAGACCATCCCCATGTCGGCCATCATCACGCAGGCTGGCGCCACAG GTGTGACCAGCagtcctggcatcaagtcccccatcaccattatcaccacCAAGGTGATGACTTCGGGAACGGGAGCACCTGCCAAAATCATCACAGCTGTCCCTAAAATCGCCACTGGCCACGGGCAGCAAGGAGTGACTCAG GTGGTGCTAAAGGGGGCCCCTGGACAGCCGGGCACCATCCTCCGTACCGTGCCCATGGGGGGTGTCCGCCTGGTCACTCCTGTCACAGTCTCTGCCGTCAAGCCAGCTGTCACCACGTTGGTTGTGAAGGGCACCACAG gtGTCACAACCCTCGGCACAGTGACAGGCACCGTTTCCACCAGCCTTGCCGGAGCTGGGGGCCACAGTACCAGCGCCTCCCTGGCCACACCCATCACCACCTTGGGCACCATCGCCACCCTCTCTAGCCAAGTGATCAACCCCACTGCCATCACCGTGTCAGCCGCACAGACCACGCTGACGGCAGCCGGCGGGCTCACCACCCCCACCATTACCATGCAG CCTGTCTCCCAGCCTACCCAGGTGACTCTCATCACGGCACCCAGTGGCGTCGAGGCCCAGCCCGTGCATGACCTCCCCGTGTCCATTCTGGCCTCGCCTACTACAGAACAGCCCACGGCCACGGTCACCATTGCTGACTCGGGCCAGGGGGAGGTGCAACCGGGCACCGTGACTCTGGTGTGCTCCAACCCCCCCTGCGAGACGCACGAGACGGGCACCACCAACACGGCCACCACCACCGTTGTGGCCAACCTCGGGGGGCAGCCCCAGCCCGCCCAAGTGCAGTTCGTCTGTGACAAGCAGGAGGCGGCTGCTTCCCTCGTGACCTCGACAGTAGGGCAGCAGAACGGCAGCGTGGTTCGCGTGTGCTCCAACCCACCCTGCGAGACCCACGAGACGGGCACCACCAACACGGCCACCACCGCCACGTCCAACATGGCCGGGCAGCGCCCCTGCTCCAACCCGCCCCGTGAGACCCACGAGACCGGCACCACCAGCACGGCCACCACCGCCGTGGCCGGCCAGCAGCGAGATGCCCGGCGCGCCTGCGTGGCTGGCCCCGCGCCTGCCGTGGTGCGGGTCAGCGTGGCTGCCGGGGTGTTGGAGGGGGCCCAGGGTCCCGGGAAGCCCTTGTGCCAAACTCGCCAGACCAGCGTGACCAGCACCACCATGACTGTGATGGCCACCGGGGCGGCCCCGTGCGCGGCTGGCCCACTCCTCGGGCCGGGCCTGGCAGTGGGGGCCGGCGGCCGCGGCGGCACTGCTTTCGTGCAGCTGGCTCCCATGAGCGGCCAGCTCAGACCCGGTGTCCTCGGAGGCAAGGATGGCCCCGTGGCTGGCTTGAGCCCGCTGGTGTCCGTGGGGCGCCCGCTGGAGGCCCATCACACCCACACAACCAACACCCCCACCACGGTCCGCTCTGCCATGGGTGCCGGGGAGCCCGGCGAGGCACGGGGGACCCCCACGCCCACGTACGAGAGCTCGCCTGGCACCACCGTGACTGTGACGGCCCTGGAGGCGCTGCTGTGCCCCTCGGCCTCCGTGAGCCAAGTCTGCTCCAACCCGCCCTGCGAGACCCACGAGACGGGCACCACCAACACCGCCACTACCTCGAACGCGGGCAGCGCCCAGCGGGTGTGCTCCAACCCGCCCTGCGAGACCCACGAGACGGGCACCACGCACACACCCACCACAGCCACCTCCAGTGGGGGTGCGGGCCAGCCTGAGGGAGGGCAGCAGCCTCCTGCCGGCCGCCCCTGTGAGACACACCAGACCACTTCCACTGGTACCACCATGTCAGTCAGTGTGGGCGCCCTGCTCCCCGATACTGTTCCCTCCCACAGGACCCTAGAGTCCGGCCTGGAGGTGGCAGCACCGGCCACCGTCACCCCCCAGGCCGGTGCTTCGTTGCTGGCTCCTTTCCCGACACAGAGGGTCTGTTCCAATCCCCCCTGTGAGACGCACGAGACCGGGACCACGCACACGGCCACCACCGTCACCGCCAACATGAGCTCGAACCAAG ATCCCCCACCAGCTGCCAGTGACCAAGGAGAGGTGGAGAGCACCCAGGGTGACAGCGTGAACATCACCAGCTCCAGTGCCGTTACAACAACCGTGTCCTCTACGCTGACGCGGGCCGTGACCACTGTGACACAGTCCACGCCGGTCCCAGGCCCCTCGGTGCCG aAGATCTCATCAATGACTGAGGCTACCCCAGGGGCTCTGACCACCGAAGTCCCCATCCCGGCCACGATAACAGTGACCATAGCCAACACAGAAACTTCTGACATGCCCTTCTCTGCTGTTGACATCCTGCAGCCCCCGGAGGAACTCCAGGCCTCGCCAGGGCCTCGCCAGCAGCTGCCGCCACGGCAACTCCTGCAGCCCGCCTCCACACCCCTGATGGGGGAGTCCGCCGAGGTCCTGTCAGCCTCCCAGACCCCTGAGCTCCAAGCCGCCGTGGATCTGAGCAGTACAGGGGACCCGTCTTCGGGCCAGGAGCCTGCCAGCTCAGCCGTGGTGGCCACTGTGGTGGTCCAGCCGCCCCCGCCCACACAGTCTGAAGTAGACCAGTTGTCCCTTCCCCAGGAGCTGATGGCTGAGGCCCAGGCGGGCACCACCACCCTCATGGTGACGGGGCTCACCCCTGAGGAGCTGGCGGTAACTGCTGCTGCCGAAGCAGCCGCTCAGGCCGCGGCCACGGAGGAGGCCCAGGCCCTGGCCATCCAGGCGGTGCTCCAGGCCGCACAGCAGGCCGTCATGG cagGCACCGGGGAGCCCATGGACACAGCCGAGGCAGCGGCGGCTGTGACGCAGGCGGAGCTGGGCCACCTGTCGGCCGAGGGCCAGGAGGGCCAGGCCACCACCATCCCCATCGTGCTGACGCAGCAGGAGCTGGCGGCCCTggtccagcagcagcagcagctgcaggaggCACAGGcccagcagcagcaccaccacctccccaccgAGGCCTTGGCCCCTGCCGACAGCCTCAACGACCCGACCATCGAGAGCAACTGTCTCAGTGAGCTGGCTGCGGCTGTCCCCAGCACCGTGGCCCTGCTGCCCTCCACGGCCACCGAGA GCTTGGCTCCGTCCAACACGTTTGTGGCCCCCCAGCCGGTGGTGGTAGCCAGCCCCGCAAAGCTGCAGGCTGCAGCTACCCTGACTGAAGTGGCCAATGGCATCGAGTCCCTGGGTGTG AAGCCAGACCTACCACCCCCGCCCAGCAAAGCGCCTGTGAAGAAGGAGAACCAGTGGTTTGATGTGGGGGTCATTAAGGGTACCAATGTAATGGTGACACATTATTTCCTGCCACCAGATGATGCTGTTCCTTCTGAC GATGACTCGGGCACCGTCCCCGACTACAACCAGCTGAAGAAGCAGGAGCTGCAGCCGGGCACAGCCTATAAGTTCCGAGTTGCTGGGATCAACGCCTGCGGCCGGGGGCCCTTCAGCGAGATCTCAGCCTTTAAGACCTGTCTGCCTGGTTTCCCAGGGGCCCCCTGTGCCATTAAGATCAGCAAA AGTCCAGATGGTGCTCACCTCACCTGGGAGCCACCGTCTGTGACCTCCGGCAAAATCATCGAGTACTCGGTGTACCTGGCCATCCAGAGCTCGCAGGCCGGTGGCGAGCCCAAGAGTTCCACCCCGGCCCAGCTGGCCTTCATGCGGGTGTACTGTgggcccagcccctcctgcctggTGCAATCCTCCAGCCTCTCCAACGCCCACATCGACTACACCACCAAGCCCGCCATCATTTTCCGCATCGCCGCCCGCAATGAGAAGGGCTATGGCCCGGCCACCCAAGTGAGGTGGTTGCAAG AAACCAGTAAAGACAGCTCTGGCGCCAAGCCAGCCAGCAAGCGGCCCATGTCCTCTCCGGAAAT GAAATCCGCTCCAAAGAAATCTAAGGCAGATGGTCAGTGA